The genomic segment GAGGAGCCGGGCAACTACGGCTGGCCGTACTGCGTGGACCCGGAGACGCCGTACATCGACTTCGACTTCGCCACCCGCACCTCGGGCGACGCGTTCGACTGCGCGAACCCGGTCAACGACTCCCCGAACAACACCGGCCTCACCGAGCTCCCGCCCGTCGCGGACGTCGAGGTGAAGTACACCTACAGCCTGTCGGAGGAGTTCCCCGAGCTCGAGACCGGCGGCATCGGCCCGATGGCCGGGCCGGTGTACCACGGTGACCGTGCCAAGGGCCGCTCGCAGACCGGCGGTCGTCCGCCGGTGGCGTGGCCCGCGGCCTTCGCGGACAAGCCGTTCTTCTACGAGTGGACCCGCGACTACACGAAGATGTTCACGCTGTCGGAGGACGGTGACGAGGTCGTCGAGATCCAGGACGTGCTCCCCAGCCTCGTCTTCGACAACCCGATGGACATGGAGTTCGGTCCCGACGGCGCCCTCTACGTGCTCGAGTACGGCGACGGCTACTTCGCCCAGAACCCCGACGCCCAGCTCAGCCGCTTCGACTACATCGGCGTCAACGGCAACCACAGCCCGCAGCCGGCCATCGAGGTCGACACCACGACCGGTGACGCGCCGCTCACCGTGCAGTTCGACGGCAGCGGCACGGTGGACCCCGACGGCGACAAGCTCCGCTACGAGTGGGACTTCGACGCCGACGGCACCGTCGACAGCCGCGAGATCTCGCCGACGTGGACCTACGAGTCGACGGGTCGCTACCGGGCGCACCTCACGGTCACCGACCGCGGCGGGCGCGACCGGGGCCGCATCGCCTCGACGTACGTCGTCGTCGCCGTGGGCGGCGAGGCGCCGGTCGTCGAGTTCGTCACCCCGACCGAGGGCGACGCGTTCTCTTGGGGCGACACGGTCGAGTTCGAGGTCACCGTGACCGACGACCAGGACGTCAACTGCGATGACGTCACGGTCACGTACATCGTCGGGCACAACGACCACGGCCACCCCGTCACCACCGCGAGCGGCTGCACCGGCACGATCACCACGTCGCTGCCGCAGGGTCACGACCCGACGGCCGAGCAGCTGAGCGCGGTCTTCGTGGCCAGCTACACCGACCCGGGTGCCGACGGCATCCCGGCGCAGACCGGCACCGCGCAGGTCCGCCTCATCCCGGAGCCCTGAGCCACGGGATGACGGCACACGGCTGACGCACCACGCGTCGGCCCACGCACCACCGGTCGGGGCCCGGCCCCCGGGCCCCGACCGGGCACCACCCGCTCCACCGCACCACCCGCTCCACCGCACCGCACTAATCGAGAGGCCCC from the Aquipuribacter sp. SD81 genome contains:
- a CDS encoding PQQ-dependent sugar dehydrogenase is translated as MSRTTPGSVRRARRAATAGIAVLGLAATGMVAATTTATAAPGKSQKPDKGSTDVIPPDSAFDKVTLDPTPGEPIDLAVLPDSRVLHTTRAGEVRLHDPDTGLTTTAAQLDVYLHDEEGLQSVAIDPDFAENGWVYLYYSPVLDTPVDDPTTPTVNEGDAPETGSPEDFEPFEGYLQLSRFQMVGDEIDLDTEQEILQVPVDRGICCHVGGDIVFDAEGDLYLSTGDDTNPFQSNGYVPIDEREDRNPAFDAQRTSANTNDLRGKVLRITPSEGGGYTIPEGNLFEPGTEGTKPEIYVMGLRNPFRIELDRETGQLFVGDYSPDARRANPDRGPAGHGRWLAIEEPGNYGWPYCVDPETPYIDFDFATRTSGDAFDCANPVNDSPNNTGLTELPPVADVEVKYTYSLSEEFPELETGGIGPMAGPVYHGDRAKGRSQTGGRPPVAWPAAFADKPFFYEWTRDYTKMFTLSEDGDEVVEIQDVLPSLVFDNPMDMEFGPDGALYVLEYGDGYFAQNPDAQLSRFDYIGVNGNHSPQPAIEVDTTTGDAPLTVQFDGSGTVDPDGDKLRYEWDFDADGTVDSREISPTWTYESTGRYRAHLTVTDRGGRDRGRIASTYVVVAVGGEAPVVEFVTPTEGDAFSWGDTVEFEVTVTDDQDVNCDDVTVTYIVGHNDHGHPVTTASGCTGTITTSLPQGHDPTAEQLSAVFVASYTDPGADGIPAQTGTAQVRLIPEP